The Desulfoplanes formicivorans genomic sequence AAAGATTTCATAATATACAAAATAGATCCAGGCATTGTTTTGGAAGACTGGGAATACGAGAATAAAACATTTTCAGATCAAACCTTGTTTTTATACACGGGATCTCCCAAAAAAATCAGAGGGTTCTATACGTTATTAAAAGCCTTTAGCTTGATTTCACAAGAAAATGTTCGTTTAAAAATTTTGGCCCGAGGTACAGAGCCAGAAGCTCTGCATTGCATTGAAAAATATATTCGGCAGAAGAAGCTTGGACACAAGGTTTCTTTGGTTGGGGGCTGGATCGATCGGGCAACCCTCAACAAGGAATTATTGCATGCCGATCTGCTAACCCTTCCTTTTGTCCTGGTTCCCGCAGAGCTTCCTGTCACGCTCATGGAATCCATAGCCAGTGGGACACCTGTGCTGGTCACCGACATAGACGGCCTGCCGGATGCAGTGGGTAGGGCAGGGTTGGTTGCTCCCCATGCCGATATAGCCGGTCTGAGCAAGGTTATGCTCCATTTTCACCAGAACGTTGCTGAAAAAAAACGATTGCATGACGCATGTCACCATCAAAGAAGCAACATGAAATCATGGAACGATATTGGGAAGCTATGGGAACAAGCATTGAAACGACACGTATGAAACCTCCGGCACATAAATTATTTTTTGTGGTTGGTGTTGATGGTTCAGGGAAAACAACGATTACAAATGAAGTCGTGAGGATTTGTCGTGAAAACAATATCCCTTGTCAAAATATATGGTCACGATTCAATAATTATTTTTCATTGCCAGTGATTGGTGTCACGAAGCTTTCAGGCCATTGTTATTACAAAATGATCATGGGCAAACCTATGGGGTTTCATGATTATGAAAATTTACCTGTTCTCAGGGAACTGTTTTTTTTCCTGCAAATAATAGACGTAAATATTGCGACATTTTTCCGCATGACAAGAAAGGTAAACGATCAAATGCTCACCATTTGTGAAAGAGGACCTTATGATACTTTTGTCGATGTTCTTGCTGATACACGATTAAATACCAAAAAATATTTTAATCTTGAACGCCTGTTTTGTTTTCAGGTCAAAAAAGACACCCAGGTTATATATATCAGACGAAATTATGAGAATATCATACGTACTCGACCAGAATTGGTGTATGATAAAAAATTGCCATTTCGCATAAAAATGTATGAGCAATTAGCTCAAAAAAAATCATGGCATATAGTCGATAACAATGGTCCACTAGAAAAAACGCAAAAAAAAATTCAACAAATTATTTTTGAAAGTTGAGGAATACATGAAACCAGTACGCAGTGGATGGCGGATTTGGCCTGTTGTTATTATTATTCGTTACTGGATTATTCAGGGAATGCTGTTTATGAATAATATTGAACGAATACATCGGTTGTGTTTGGAAGCGATCTTTTTTGGAGTCATTTTTGCCTTAATGATTGTATTGGATATGCCTTATGCTGTTGTAACATCACTTATTTTGGCACATAGTTGCTCTTTTTTTTTCAATGGTCATGTGTTTGCCATGATGGCCCATGATCTCTTCTGGTTTAGTCTTTATAAGGATAAAAGAAAGTTTTTGAGATACCTGGATGACATGTACCAGCGGATGAATGCCTTGCAGCCTGCATATATTGAAGGAGTTGTATTTTTTGGGTCACTCGCTCGAGGGGTTTTCCGAGAAACATCGGATTTGGATGTCAGGTTCATTTCAAAGCCAGGTTTCTGGAACGGAATCAAATCGTCTCATTTAGTCTTCAAAGAACGGTTGCATGCATTGATGGCAGGATTTCCCATTGATACGTATATGTTTGCTTGTGAAAAGGAAATAAGAGAGAAAATGGATGTCATAAATGAACACCCCGTATCTCTTTATAACTCAAATGGAAATTTGAAACATATCCTTCCTGAAACACAGTCCTTTCAAAGATTCAAGGAAATCATTTCATAAGATGAAAAAAATATTTAAAACAAAAAAAGCAATGGTTATAGGAGCCGGTGGAGGACATTTGACTGAGGCTCTTCTTGCTACTGAATCTTTGATTATTCCTCGTGTAATTGTTACTTTTAAATTACCTCATACTTCAATATCATTAAAAGATGAAGTGTGTTATTTTGTCGTCGATCCACATAAAAATTTGTTAAAGTTTTTTTTTAATGCAATTCAAAGTCTGATTCTGGTAGTAAAAATACGACCATGCGTGGTTATCAATACGGGTGGAGGAATCTCCATAGCCTGTTCTCTTTGTGCCAAGCTTTTGGGTGCCAAACTTGTGTTTATCGAATCCGGGGCACGAGTGATAACGCCTTCAAGGACCGGCAAGTTTTTATACAGGTTTTCCGATTTGTTTATTGTGCAGTGGTCAAACCTGCTACAGTATTATCCGAACGCCGTTTATGGAGGTGTGTTGATTTGATAACCGTTTTGTTGGGCACAAATCCTTATTCCTTTGAAAGGTTAATCAGGCAAGTTGATCAAATTGCTTCTAACCATAGTATGCAATTTTATGTTCAGCTTGGTAATACACAGTTGGTTCCTCGATTTTGTGAATATGATAGATTTGTTGAACGAAAGATATTATTGCAAAAAATAATGGAATCAGATGTTATTGTTTCTCATGGAGGATTTGGGAGTATACATGATGCTTTGGTATGTAAAAAGCCTGTTGTTGCTGTTCCTAGACAACCTCGATTTGGCGAATCTCAAGATATACAAGAAGAGTTGGTAAGAGAACTTGAAAAAGATAAAAAAATAATTGCTGTATATGATATTAATCAGTTATATGAAAAAATTCAAAATGCTTATGCAAAACATATTGATTATGATTCAAGAAATAGTATTTGCAATATAATAAATGATTTTTTGAAAAAAATGTTATAGTATTTTAAAATAAAAAGAATGGGTGTTGTAAATATGAAAAGAATTGTAGTAACTGGAGGTTCTGGGTTTATTGGGACTCATTTTATTGCATTATACAGATCTGCATACGATGAAATGGCAAATATAGATTTTAAGCCGCCCATGTTGAACGAACAGGCTGATCTATGGCATGATATCGATTTGTTGGATTATGAGAAACTCGAATCCTTTTTGCTCGCATTTCAGCCGACCCATATCCTCCATTTGGCTGCAAGAACGGATCTCGATGAAAAAAAAAGTATTGCAGGGTATGCCGCCAATATTGATGGGGTCCGTAATCTACTTAAGGCAGGTAAAAAAGTTCAGGCACTCGAACGAGTTGTTATTGCCTCAAGTATGCTGGTTTGTAAGGTCGGACATATACCACAATCTTCGCATGAATATTCTCCTGGGAATTTATATGCAAAAAGCAAGGTCGAAACAGAATTGATTACAAGGCACGCGAGCATGCCATGCACATGGACAATCGTCCGACCGACAACCATTTGGGGGCCGTATCATCATGGACTGAAAAATGGTTTTTTTACTATCTTGCAAAAAAAAATCTATTTTCATCCAGGAAAAAATGAATGCTTGAAATCATATGGTTATGTGAAAAATACTGCTTATCAAATACAGGAAATTTTTAATTCTGCAAAAGAAAAAGTACATAAAAAAACAATATATCTTGCTGATGAACCCATTAAGCTTCATGAGTGGGTGAATGCATTTTCCGAACGGCTCATCGGGAAAAAAGCATACTCATTGCCATATCCACTTATGAAGTGTGCAGCTGTTTGTGGCGACATTGCAGAAGTTATTATCGGTAAAAAAATGCCAATGAATACCTTTCGGTTGAAAAATATGACTACTGATAATGTCGTGAACACCTCGCATATTAAAAATTTATGTCCTTCTTTGCCTTATAGCCAGGAGGATGGGGTCGAAGAAACGTGTTTGTGGCTTCAAAACTGCAACAGGGAAATGTGATTCTTTACAAATAGACCATGACCACAACAAATACGAGAAAACAATGGGTTGATACTGCAAAAGGGATAGGTATTATTTTGGTTGTCTACGGCCATGTACTTGTTGGCCTTCATAGTTCGCAGATCAAAATTTCACCTGTTTTTTTCCGGAATTCTTTTGACTTTATCTGGTCTTTTCACATGCACCTGTTTTTCTTTTTGGCAGGAATGTTTGCCATACAAAGTTTGGAGAAACGAAATCGACGTGTTTTTGTGATGCATAAGGTCAGGATGATTGCTTATCCTTATTTTTTATGGTCTCTTGTCCAGGGATTGTTGCAAGTAATCATGGGTGCATACGTCAATAGCAGTCTTTCTTTTGCTGATATACTCAAGATACCCTATAGACCGCTTCCCAATCAACATTTTTGGTTTTTGTACGTGTTGTTTGTTTTTTTTGTCATTATGGCTTTTTTCTATACAAATAGATTTTCTCTTGTTTTATTGTCTGTAACAGCAATTGTGTTATTTTTTTTACCTTTCTCTTCAGATATCAGAGTTCTGCAAAAAATAAAGGTATTCTTTGTGTTTTTTATGATCGGAGCACTATCGTCAAAAATTGATTTGGAACGTTTTTTGATTGTAATTAAAAAGAAAATCAATTTTTTTAAGATTTTATCTTTGGCTTTGGTCCATATGATGCTGTTCTTTATTGTTTATAATTATTACAGAGATAATATTTCATTTTTTTTCTTTAGCTTATTTGGAATTTTTAATGTAATTATGTGTTCATGCTTTCTGGATAAAATTTTAAAATCAAATATGATAAATTTTATTGGAAAATATTCGTTGCAAATTTATATATTGCACTCGATGTCTTTGGCTTCTTCACGAATATTTTTATATCGTTTTTTAGGAATTGAAAATATTTTTTTACATATTATTCTTGGATTTATTTGTGGTCTTTGCCTGCCGCTATGGATTGGTTACATTGTTCACCAAAAAAATTATAACTATATTTTTCGTTTTGACCATTAATAAATATGAAAATTTCTGTAATTACAGTAAGTTACAACTCGCAGTGTGTCATCGTAAGATGTATTTGCAGTGTATTGGCGCAAAACAAACCATTTGAATATATTGTTATTGACGGCAATTCTACAGACAAGACTCCATGCATCGTAAAAAAATATCAAAATCACATTGATACATTCATATCAGAGGAAGATGATGGCATATACGATGCTATGAACAAGGGTATTCATGAAGCCCAAGGTGAAATAATCGGTTTTATCAACTCTGATGATTTTTATCATGATTCGCGTGTTTTTCAAAATGTATATGCTGCATTTCAAGAGACTGGTTGCGATTCATGCTATGGTGATCTCATTTATGTGGATACAAGATACCGACCTGTGCGCCACTGGAAATCAGGAGCTTTTCGGCGCAACAAGCTGTATTGGGGGTGGATGCCGCCTCACCCGACCTTTTTTGTCAAGAAATCGATTTTTGATCGTTACGGAGGGTTTGACGCTTCCTTTGGTACTGCAGCCGATTATGAGCTGATGGTCCGTTTTTTGGTACGCCACCGCATTTCATGTACGTATATTCCCAAGGTTTTGGTGTGCATGCAAACAGGCGGCGCCAGTAACGTCAGTTTGAAAGCTCGCCTGGCAGCCAATCAAAGCGATATGGCCGCATGGGAAAAGAACGGTTTGCATTCGTGTACGTATACAACATTTTGTAAGCCTATGAGAAAATTGTATCAATTTTCGACTCTATTGAGGTCTTCGTCCAATGTCTAAAAAATATGTTATCGACATATACTATAAAAATGTTGTTTTTTTTATGGTATATTTTATTGTCGTATTTTGTATCCACTACAATAATATTTTGTATTTGATTGGAGTTGACTGGAATAGAACAGATTTTGACTATTGTATATTGGTTCCTTTTATCTTTATGGTTATCCTTTTCAAAAAACGTTTTTATATTGCAGATATTCCGTCTATCCCGTCCATATCAGGATTAGTTGTAATCGGATTGGGAGCTTTCCTGTCAGTTGTTGGTGAACTTGCAGGTGAATATCTGCTATCGTATTTGGCTTTGTGGCTTTTGGTTCTTGGTTTTTTCTGGACCCTGTGGGGTTCGAATAAAACAAGACGTTTGTTGCCATGTTTTCTCTTGCTGCTTACCATGTTTCCCCCGCCCGAGTACCTGTACGCTCGCATGACCCTCAAAATGCAGATCGTATCTTCCGTGTTGGCTGAAAAAATGCTTCATTTTATTGGTATTCCGGCATATCGCGAGGGAAATATTATTGATGTCGGGACAACCAAGATCCAGGTCGTGGCTGCCTGTAGCGGATTGAGATACCTGATTCCTGTTTTTATCGTTTCATTCACCATGTCTCTTTTGATGGATACCCAAAAAAGGACGCCCAAAATCCTGTTGATGGTTTTGTCTGTTCCCCTGGCGATTTGCATGAATGGTTTGCGCCTGGCGTTTACCGGGTACTTGAGCAGGGCACAGGGGCTGTGGGCGATTGAAGGATTTTATCATGATTTGATAGGGTGGGTATTTTTCGGTCTTTCAATTGTTGTTTTGC encodes the following:
- a CDS encoding glycosyltransferase, with amino-acid sequence MITVLLGTNPYSFERLIRQVDQIASNHSMQFYVQLGNTQLVPRFCEYDRFVERKILLQKIMESDVIVSHGGFGSIHDALVCKKPVVAVPRQPRFGESQDIQEELVRELEKDKKIIAVYDINQLYEKIQNAYAKHIDYDSRNSICNIINDFLKKML
- a CDS encoding glycosyltransferase family 2 protein is translated as MKISVITVSYNSQCVIVRCICSVLAQNKPFEYIVIDGNSTDKTPCIVKKYQNHIDTFISEEDDGIYDAMNKGIHEAQGEIIGFINSDDFYHDSRVFQNVYAAFQETGCDSCYGDLIYVDTRYRPVRHWKSGAFRRNKLYWGWMPPHPTFFVKKSIFDRYGGFDASFGTAADYELMVRFLVRHRISCTYIPKVLVCMQTGGASNVSLKARLAANQSDMAAWEKNGLHSCTYTTFCKPMRKLYQFSTLLRSSSNV
- the xrtD gene encoding VPLPA-CTERM-specific exosortase XrtD, with protein sequence MSKKYVIDIYYKNVVFFMVYFIVVFCIHYNNILYLIGVDWNRTDFDYCILVPFIFMVILFKKRFYIADIPSIPSISGLVVIGLGAFLSVVGELAGEYLLSYLALWLLVLGFFWTLWGSNKTRRLLPCFLLLLTMFPPPEYLYARMTLKMQIVSSVLAEKMLHFIGIPAYREGNIIDVGTTKIQVVAACSGLRYLIPVFIVSFTMSLLMDTQKRTPKILLMVLSVPLAICMNGLRLAFTGYLSRAQGLWAIEGFYHDLIGWVFFGLSIVVLLVIMSMLDSSKVSTDHESTMTFGLKGFGNIDLRYPNDLFASLSLCLVLFLFVFLSFKTVNNEHYVDKVSFNSFPLHLGSWHGKKSVIPLDMLDELNSSNYALVDYENNAGDAINFYIIHYTHQTKGSSIHSPETCFRGGGWQFVQTDRVQVAKGHYANRSILANNEKQVLSYFWFICRGRNLTNALELKFYNFWDRLLSGRSDGSLVRIITPIIDGDVSSAEARMRNFMQQLLPLLDVYVANNT
- a CDS encoding nucleotidyltransferase domain-containing protein produces the protein MKPVRSGWRIWPVVIIIRYWIIQGMLFMNNIERIHRLCLEAIFFGVIFALMIVLDMPYAVVTSLILAHSCSFFFNGHVFAMMAHDLFWFSLYKDKRKFLRYLDDMYQRMNALQPAYIEGVVFFGSLARGVFRETSDLDVRFISKPGFWNGIKSSHLVFKERLHALMAGFPIDTYMFACEKEIREKMDVINEHPVSLYNSNGNLKHILPETQSFQRFKEIIS
- the pssD gene encoding PssD/Cps14F family polysaccharide biosynthesis glycosyltransferase; translation: MKKIFKTKKAMVIGAGGGHLTEALLATESLIIPRVIVTFKLPHTSISLKDEVCYFVVDPHKNLLKFFFNAIQSLILVVKIRPCVVINTGGGISIACSLCAKLLGAKLVFIESGARVITPSRTGKFLYRFSDLFIVQWSNLLQYYPNAVYGGVLI
- a CDS encoding glycosyltransferase family 4 protein; the encoded protein is MSTSTSNLQPWLTIYNVAQYLSNNGFDIHIITDVKNPENIKNINIHIVKSLLSNNSKEIINIVDSIDPEYIVVSVTPFSLLFNTWYDKLNGIKKIAFFSYSLYTKKEILKSLKFINLKNRFEFGRELIIPTHFSLSILSKKFDFAVCQSNRTYNRVKRHLKDFIIYKIDPGIVLEDWEYENKTFSDQTLFLYTGSPKKIRGFYTLLKAFSLISQENVRLKILARGTEPEALHCIEKYIRQKKLGHKVSLVGGWIDRATLNKELLHADLLTLPFVLVPAELPVTLMESIASGTPVLVTDIDGLPDAVGRAGLVAPHADIAGLSKVMLHFHQNVAEKKRLHDACHHQRSNMKSWNDIGKLWEQALKRHV
- a CDS encoding acyltransferase family protein, with protein sequence MTTTNTRKQWVDTAKGIGIILVVYGHVLVGLHSSQIKISPVFFRNSFDFIWSFHMHLFFFLAGMFAIQSLEKRNRRVFVMHKVRMIAYPYFLWSLVQGLLQVIMGAYVNSSLSFADILKIPYRPLPNQHFWFLYVLFVFFVIMAFFYTNRFSLVLLSVTAIVLFFLPFSSDIRVLQKIKVFFVFFMIGALSSKIDLERFLIVIKKKINFFKILSLALVHMMLFFIVYNYYRDNISFFFFSLFGIFNVIMCSCFLDKILKSNMINFIGKYSLQIYILHSMSLASSRIFLYRFLGIENIFLHIILGFICGLCLPLWIGYIVHQKNYNYIFRFDH
- a CDS encoding NAD-dependent epimerase/dehydratase family protein, which gives rise to MKRIVVTGGSGFIGTHFIALYRSAYDEMANIDFKPPMLNEQADLWHDIDLLDYEKLESFLLAFQPTHILHLAARTDLDEKKSIAGYAANIDGVRNLLKAGKKVQALERVVIASSMLVCKVGHIPQSSHEYSPGNLYAKSKVETELITRHASMPCTWTIVRPTTIWGPYHHGLKNGFFTILQKKIYFHPGKNECLKSYGYVKNTAYQIQEIFNSAKEKVHKKTIYLADEPIKLHEWVNAFSERLIGKKAYSLPYPLMKCAAVCGDIAEVIIGKKMPMNTFRLKNMTTDNVVNTSHIKNLCPSLPYSQEDGVEETCLWLQNCNREM